The following nucleotide sequence is from Chryseobacterium sp. CY350.
TTTTATGGACAACAAAATAAATACAATTGATTTAAGTCAATTTTCAAAATTAAAATATTTGTCTGCAGATAATAATGGACTTACACAAATAGATTTTTCCAAAAATCCGCTATTAATACAATTCATAATTGATGAAAACCAAATAAAAAAAATTGATATCTCTAACAATCCAAATTTAGATATGAAAATTCTTTATATAGATGACAATGTAGAAATTATAGGTACTAAAAAACAAACTAAAAATTACACTCCTATTTCACGCCCCCCAGCTTCAATGTAAAGAGACATTGGAAAAGGGTTAAAATTCGGTAATGAACTTTGAAATTTAATATATTTAAAATTATTGGGGAAGCCATAACATATTCCTAAAAAACGGGCTAAAGCCCGTTCCTATTGATATTATTTCGTAATTATTTTACCCTAAACTTCTGCAACTCCTCCGGCGTATCACAGCAAACCTGCTCCATCACCTGTCTGAACTGCATTTTCAGCATTTCAATAATATGATCGCCACCTTTGTCGCCTAAAGCTCCGACTGCATACATAAACGTTCTTCCCATAAAGGTAAATTCTGCACCACAGCTCAAAGCACGGGCAACATCCGGACCGGTTCTTACGCCACTGTCCATCATGATTTTAATCTGACCTTTGTATTTTTCACTGATTTCTTTTACCACAGCAATCGTAGATTCTCCTGCATCCAACTGTCTTCCACCGTGATTGGAAATGATCATTCCGTCGAAGCCTAAACGTACTGCTTCTGCTGCATCTTCGTTGGAAGCAACGCCTTTGATGACCAATTTCCCTTTCCATTTATCGCGGATAGCTTTGATTCTGTCTGAATTTAATCTTCCCGAAAAAGTAGAGTTCATGAACTGTCCCAACTGTTTCACATTCATGTTTTTATCCATGTATTTTTCCATCGTTTTAAAACTTGGAACGCCGTGTTTCAAAATTTCAAGGCACCATTCAGGTCTTGCTAAAGCCTGGGAAACATTTCTGAAATTCAATTGCGGCGGCATCGCCAAACCGTTTCTGATTTCTTTAGCTCTGTAACCGAAGGTAGGAACATCAGATAAAACGCAAAGCACATCATATCCGGAAGCTTCACACCGGTCGAGAATATCGTCCCGCAACCATTCTTCTCTCGGATGATAGAGTTGATACCACGCTTTTCCTTCTGTTAATTCAGCAATTCTTTCAATGCTGCTGGTTGTTACCGTACTTAAAATGAAAGGAATATTATGTTTAAAAGCTGCTTTTGCTAAAATTTCGGGAGCATTTGGCCACATTAAACCTTGTAAACCAACAGGAGAAATTCCGAACGGTGCGGAATATTTTACACCGAACAATTCCGTTTCCATATTGGCTTCCGTATAATTGTTGTTCAGGTATTGCGGACGAAGCAGAACATCACGCAATTCACTTGTATTTCTGTCGCGGTTGATATTTTCGTTACAGCCACCATCCAGATATTCGAAAGCGAAACGGGGCATTTTCTTTTTTGCTTTTTCGATCAGCAATTCGAGGGAAGCGTAGTTGGTATCAAATGGAAAGGACATAAATAGTTTTTGGTTGTTGGTTGATTGTTGTCGGTTTTTGAGATTTTGCCATCAACTGACAACCAATAACCGACAACTAAAATATTTTACAAATTAAGGATTAAAGGCTGAAGCACTTTCATCTGATAATGCTGCTGTAAAAAAGTTTCGTCTATTTTTTTGTTTGAAATCACCATCGATGCGCCCAAAGCCGATCCCAACGGAGAATGCGTAGACATTACATTATAATGCTGGAAATGATGAGACATCAGTTTCATAAAGACATCATTGTCTGTAAAACCGCCGTCAATGTAAATATTTTTTATTTCCGAATTTCCGATGGCATTGGTAATCGTGTGAATCTGCAAATCCATTAACTCGATCATCAATTGGTGATATGCTTCTTCAAATGTTGCAAATGAATTTAAATCTGTTGCAGTAATCATTTTTCGTTTTAAAATAATCCCTTCAAAACGGAAATAGATATTTTTATTTTTCATTAAACGCAGATACAAATCCTGATCAAACTGAACTTCTCTGTGGAAACCGTATTCTTTTCCATAATAATCGCACAGTTTTTCAACCTGAATTTTGTATTCATTCCCCATGAAAAAACGGGATGCTTTCACACGTTTGCCGTCGATTCTCATGTAGTTCAGACAGTTGTTTTCGATATCTTCATCCGTCAAACTTTCATCGTTGAATGGATTTAAAGAAATACTCCACGTTCCGGTTGAAAGCAATAAAAACGGTTCTTTTTTACTTAAAATATAAGGCAACAGCGCTGAAGAACTGTCGTGAATTCCAACGCCGATTTTAATTTTTTTGTTTCTGTAAGAGGTGTTGATACTGGCAGAAGTAGGAACAATTGGTCCTAGTAAGGCATCGATTTCTTCTTCATAAACCCAGTCGTGGTAATCTGCTTTGTCGTAATCCCAAAGGTTGGTATGACAGCCAATTGAGGTAAATTCCGAAACAAAAATTCCCGTAAACAAATACGATAAATACTGAGGTAAATGAAGGCTGTAACGGATTTTTTTAAAAACTTCCGGATGTTTGTATTTTAACCAGAATAACTGCAGTCCGGAATTCAGCATTCCGGTTTGGGGCGATGCAGTTTCGCGGGCAATTTTTAGTTTGCTGCCATGTTTTTCGTAAAACAGATCAAGAATATCCTGATCCATTGGTTTGGTATAGTTGTACAATGGCGTCAGAACATTTCCTTTCTGATCGAGGTGTACAAAACTTGCTCCGTACGTAGAAAAATTGATGGCTTTTACTTCAAAATTTTCATCATCTAGAATGGCATTGAAATTATCTTTGATCCAGTTTTGCAATGCTGCCAAATCTTCTGTAGGATAACCATCTTCATCGGTGGTAAGGGGAAGTTCGGTATATTCACGCACAACTTCTTTGTAGTTTTTATCAAATAAAAAAAACTTTTTGTTGGTTTTTCCAATATCAAATACGATGGTTACCTTTTTTTTGGACATTCCTGAGATGAATTTAATGATTTATTGTAAATGGGAATTAGTTTTTTTCAAATGTAAATTACAATTGTTCTAATATTTTTAACGCAAAGTACGCTAAGATATTTTTTTTTAAAATGCTGATTATTTTTAAGTTCGCAAAGGCGTTCTACTCAGCAAAGACTTCAAAGAATCCTTTTTGGCTTTTCTTTAATTAAAAAAAGTAAAACCATCAAGGAGTGTTTAGTTATTAAAAATAATTAAGAAAAAAATCAACTGATTTCTTAAATAAAGAATTCATCTTTAATTCTAAACACTCTTTCTCAACGGTAAATAAGGATACATATAATTAAACTTTCGATTGCACCTGAAAGTAATTATCAAATTAAACGGATTTTACAATCCGGTTGCTTTTGCCCAGCCTCTTTCAGAAATCAAGGTTTCTCTCACCTTTAAACTTCTGTAAGCCGCAATTGGGTCTAAAGCCGCGCCAGTCCGTAATCTTGCAGCTTTCAACAACGGACGGACATCTGTTCTGTACGCATTCTGCAAAATATCCTGAGCTGCTACAACATCATTGTTTAACTGTGCTGTTTTTAAAGCTTTCTGATCAACCAAGAGTGCCTGAGCATAAGCAATTAATATCGCTTCTAAAGACTGTAATAAATCTTCCAAAGGATCTTTGATGTTATGACTTGCATCGATCATCCAAGCCGGATAAGGATTGTTGGCGTTGTTTTCCATTCCGTATACCAATTCATTGAAAATCAAGAATAAAGCATAAGGTTTAATAGAACCCACCGTCAAATCATCATCTCCATATTTGCTGTCGTTGAAGTGGAAACCACCTAATTTACCTTTATACATCAATGTTGCAACGATCTGCTCGATGTTGGTGTTTGGTAAATGATGACCAAGGTCAACTAATGTGAAAGCTCTTTCTCCACAAGCGTTTGCCAGCATGAAAGATGTTCCCCAATCCTGAATGGTTGTTGAATAGAAATTCGGTTCGTAAGGTTTGTACTCGATAAACAGTTTCCAGTCTTCCGGCATTCCTGCGTAGATTTCTTTTAGGCTTTTTTCAGTGTTTGATAAAGCGGTCTGAAAATTTAACTGTCCCGGAAAACTTGCTCCGTCAGCCAACCAAACGGTTAAGCTTTTTGAACCTAATTCTTTCCCGATTCTGATTACTTCTTTGTTGTGTTCAACAGCGTAAGCACGGGAATCTTCGTTAACAGAATTTAGAGATCCGAATTTGTAAGAATGTTTCGCATCCGGCTGATCCTGAAATGTGTTTGAATTCATCGCATCAAAGATCAATCCGTGAGACGCAGCACTTTCTTTCAATGCATTTACATCACTTGGAATATCCCATGGAATATGCAAAGAAACCGCTCCGGCAGAATGAGTCAGGGCGTGAAGCAAACCAACATCATCTAATTTCTGTTCTAAAACAGCAGGTTCGCCACCGTAAGAAAATCTTCCGAATCTTGTTCCGCCTGCGCCTAAAGCCCAACTTGGAATTGCTACCTGAAAGTCGGCAATTTTGTTAACGATTTCTGAAACGTTTGAACCTGATTTTGTTAATTTATCTGATAAATATGCGAAGTCTGAATTGAAATTTTCAACTTCGTTTTTGTTGTGTTGTTCAATGATATCTTTTCCTATAATCATAGTTTGAATTTTAAATTTTTAGATTGAATCAGTTTATTTAAAATATTGAACTTAAACCATTAAGATTATTTAAGTTGTTAAGTTTTTTTAAGAACAATCAAATAGATTTTTTAAGTACACCTCTTAAAGCGAAGCTAAACTTAATAATTCTAAACTTCTTAATAGAACTTAATGGTTCAAATATTTTAATTCATCAATTTAAAATAATTTATTTTAAAATTTTTATCTCGGGAACGCATTTGCCATTCCGCCATCTACATTGATGATGTTTCCTGTTGTTTTATCTAAAATTGCTACACAAGCGAAAACTCCGTTTGCGATGTCTTCTGGAAGGATAATTTCGTTTAATAAGTTTCTTTTGGCATAAAATGCAGGCAATTCTTCTACAGAAATTCCGTTGGCTTTTGCACGGCCTTCTGCCCAAGAACCTTCCCAGATTTTGCTTCCAACGATAACTCCGTCTGGATTCACAACATTAACTCTGATTTTATCAGCTGCCAATTCTGCCGCCAATAATCTTGTCATGTGCTGTTGCGCTGCTTTTGCAGTTCCGTAAGCTACGTTATTTGGTCCGGCAACCAAGCCGTTTTTACTTGCAATATTTACGATGTCGCCACCTAAATTTTGCTTTTTCATAATTTCAGTACCGCTTTTAGCCATCAAAAACTGACCTTTTACCAATACATTTTCCAGTAATTCCCAGTCTTTTGTAGTCGTGTCTTCCAAAGATTTAGAAATAGCCAAACCTGCAGAATGAACGATAATATCTACTCCTCCGAAAGCTAAAACTGCCTCTTTGAAAGCATTTGCAATAGATTCTTCATTCGTCACATCACACGGAACAGACACTGCCTGATCTTTGCTGTATTTTGAAGTAACAGATTCTACAGCTTCCTGATTAAGGTCTGTGAAAACAACTACTGCACCTTCCTGAAGCATTTTGTCAGCGATTGCCTGTCCGATTCCACCACCTGCGCCTGTTACGATGGCAACTTTTCTTGACAATGGCTTTTCTTTAGGCATTCTTTGAAGCTTAGCTTCTTCCAATAACCAATATTCGATGTCGAAAGCTTCCTGTCTTGGTAAAGAAGTGTACTCAGAAATGGCTTCTGCACCACGCATTACGTTGATTGCATTCACGTAAAATTCATTTGCAACACGCGTCGTTTGTTTATCTTTTGAGAAACTGAACATTCCTACTCCCGGATAAATGATGATCACCGGATTCGGGTCACGCATTGCCGGACTGTTTGGATGCTTGCAGGTTTCGTAATAGTCTTTATATTCCTGTCTGTACTGTTCAAAAAATGGATTTAATTTTTCTAAAATCGCTTTAGAATCACTTAAATCTTCATTTTTATCTAAAGTCAACACCAAAGGCTGAATTTTCGTTCTTAAGAAGTGATCCGGGCAAGATGTTCCCATTGGAGCCAATCTTTCCAAATCATTACTGTTGATGTATTCTAAAACCACCTCGCTGTCTGTGAAATGACCAACCATTCTATTTTCAGAAGAAGCCAAACCTCTTAACAAAGGCATGATCTGAGCGGCTTTGTTTTTACGTTCGTCAGCAGGAAGAGATTCTACTTTTTGTCCGCCAAAAACCTGTCCTTTTTCTTCGATTTTTTTAGCGATGTATTCAGAAGCCATTTCGATAACTTCTAAACTGTTCATGTAAGATTCATAAGAAGTGTCTCCCCATGTGAATAAACCGTGGCTTCCTAAAACAATTCCTCTGATTCCAGGGTTATCAGCTAAACATTTTTCAAGCTGCAAACCTAAATCGAAGCCAGGTCTTTGCCAAGGCACCCACCCCATTGTGTCGCCCCAGATTTCTTTAGTAATTGCTTCGCTGTCTTTTGCTGCTGCAACTGCAATTAATGCATCCGGATGAAGGTGATCGATATGTTTAAATGGAAGTAAACCGTGAAGAGGCGTATCAATAGAAGGTGCTTTGCTGTCTAAATCGAAAATACAGTGGTCGAATAATCCTACCATTCTGTCTTCGTCTGCCAAACCTCCGTAAACATTTTTAAGATTTCTCAATCTTTCCGTATATAATCCGGCAATTCCTTTTCTTGTTAAAGTTCCAATGTCGCCACCTGAACCTTTAACCCACATTACCTCAACTTCTTCGTTGGTTAATGGGTCTTTTTCGATGGTTTTGCAACTTGTGTTACCCCCACCATAATTGGTAATTCTAAGGTCTGCTCCTAATATGTTTGAACGGTATAAAAATAAAGCCACCTGATCGTCTCCGAAAGATGCTGCTTTTTCTTCATCCCATAAATAATCTACGTATTTAAATGTTTTTACGTTTTCCATTTGTTTTCTTTTTGTTTTCTGAATTTCACTCAAATTTAGATCGTTTTA
It contains:
- a CDS encoding FGGY-family carbohydrate kinase codes for the protein MSKKKVTIVFDIGKTNKKFFLFDKNYKEVVREYTELPLTTDEDGYPTEDLAALQNWIKDNFNAILDDENFEVKAINFSTYGASFVHLDQKGNVLTPLYNYTKPMDQDILDLFYEKHGSKLKIARETASPQTGMLNSGLQLFWLKYKHPEVFKKIRYSLHLPQYLSYLFTGIFVSEFTSIGCHTNLWDYDKADYHDWVYEEEIDALLGPIVPTSASINTSYRNKKIKIGVGIHDSSSALLPYILSKKEPFLLLSTGTWSISLNPFNDESLTDEDIENNCLNYMRIDGKRVKASRFFMGNEYKIQVEKLCDYYGKEYGFHREVQFDQDLYLRLMKNKNIYFRFEGIILKRKMITATDLNSFATFEEAYHQLMIELMDLQIHTITNAIGNSEIKNIYIDGGFTDNDVFMKLMSHHFQHYNVMSTHSPLGSALGASMVISNKKIDETFLQQHYQMKVLQPLILNL
- a CDS encoding alpha-hydroxy acid oxidase; protein product: MSFPFDTNYASLELLIEKAKKKMPRFAFEYLDGGCNENINRDRNTSELRDVLLRPQYLNNNYTEANMETELFGVKYSAPFGISPVGLQGLMWPNAPEILAKAAFKHNIPFILSTVTTSSIERIAELTEGKAWYQLYHPREEWLRDDILDRCEASGYDVLCVLSDVPTFGYRAKEIRNGLAMPPQLNFRNVSQALARPEWCLEILKHGVPSFKTMEKYMDKNMNVKQLGQFMNSTFSGRLNSDRIKAIRDKWKGKLVIKGVASNEDAAEAVRLGFDGMIISNHGGRQLDAGESTIAVVKEISEKYKGQIKIMMDSGVRTGPDVARALSCGAEFTFMGRTFMYAVGALGDKGGDHIIEMLKMQFRQVMEQVCCDTPEELQKFRVK
- a CDS encoding TIM barrel protein, encoding MIIGKDIIEQHNKNEVENFNSDFAYLSDKLTKSGSNVSEIVNKIADFQVAIPSWALGAGGTRFGRFSYGGEPAVLEQKLDDVGLLHALTHSAGAVSLHIPWDIPSDVNALKESAASHGLIFDAMNSNTFQDQPDAKHSYKFGSLNSVNEDSRAYAVEHNKEVIRIGKELGSKSLTVWLADGASFPGQLNFQTALSNTEKSLKEIYAGMPEDWKLFIEYKPYEPNFYSTTIQDWGTSFMLANACGERAFTLVDLGHHLPNTNIEQIVATLMYKGKLGGFHFNDSKYGDDDLTVGSIKPYALFLIFNELVYGMENNANNPYPAWMIDASHNIKDPLEDLLQSLEAILIAYAQALLVDQKALKTAQLNNDVVAAQDILQNAYRTDVRPLLKAARLRTGAALDPIAAYRSLKVRETLISERGWAKATGL
- a CDS encoding bifunctional aldolase/short-chain dehydrogenase; the encoded protein is MENVKTFKYVDYLWDEEKAASFGDDQVALFLYRSNILGADLRITNYGGGNTSCKTIEKDPLTNEEVEVMWVKGSGGDIGTLTRKGIAGLYTERLRNLKNVYGGLADEDRMVGLFDHCIFDLDSKAPSIDTPLHGLLPFKHIDHLHPDALIAVAAAKDSEAITKEIWGDTMGWVPWQRPGFDLGLQLEKCLADNPGIRGIVLGSHGLFTWGDTSYESYMNSLEVIEMASEYIAKKIEEKGQVFGGQKVESLPADERKNKAAQIMPLLRGLASSENRMVGHFTDSEVVLEYINSNDLERLAPMGTSCPDHFLRTKIQPLVLTLDKNEDLSDSKAILEKLNPFFEQYRQEYKDYYETCKHPNSPAMRDPNPVIIIYPGVGMFSFSKDKQTTRVANEFYVNAINVMRGAEAISEYTSLPRQEAFDIEYWLLEEAKLQRMPKEKPLSRKVAIVTGAGGGIGQAIADKMLQEGAVVVFTDLNQEAVESVTSKYSKDQAVSVPCDVTNEESIANAFKEAVLAFGGVDIIVHSAGLAISKSLEDTTTKDWELLENVLVKGQFLMAKSGTEIMKKQNLGGDIVNIASKNGLVAGPNNVAYGTAKAAQQHMTRLLAAELAADKIRVNVVNPDGVIVGSKIWEGSWAEGRAKANGISVEELPAFYAKRNLLNEIILPEDIANGVFACVAILDKTTGNIINVDGGMANAFPR